The following are encoded together in the Streptomyces sp. NBC_01465 genome:
- a CDS encoding substrate-binding domain-containing protein — protein MSLVPSPRAAALGATALVTSLVLTGCSSGKESTSSSASVAPVGKKISMTYLQKQGDQEYFIGEADGAKAKAAELGVDLKIVNLGNDANKTISEVQSAVAQKTNGLIVVVPDPATGPQVVQIAKDAKVALLTSDDQICATGPDPAACDKAALIPRIGFSGQQMGGEVGKRAAQEYKKAGWSAADTRIISAWKQDVTVCGDRVKASNTAFAATAGSGVKKIDVATDNTPTGAQDKIAATVTANPAVKHWIVWGCNDENVQGGVTALANAGFKADDVIGVGLGAYLACKDWQSTKASGMKAALFINGKDVGALAVQTMYDRLKNGKEMPAEAFAPTTMVDASTWKSAGATCS, from the coding sequence ATGTCCCTCGTACCCTCCCCAAGAGCAGCCGCCCTCGGTGCCACCGCCCTGGTCACCTCCCTCGTGCTGACCGGCTGTTCCTCCGGCAAGGAGTCCACGTCCTCCTCCGCCAGCGTGGCCCCCGTCGGCAAGAAGATCTCCATGACGTACCTGCAGAAGCAGGGCGACCAGGAGTACTTCATCGGCGAGGCCGACGGGGCCAAGGCCAAGGCCGCCGAGCTCGGCGTCGACCTGAAGATCGTCAACCTCGGCAATGACGCCAACAAGACCATCAGCGAGGTCCAGTCCGCTGTGGCGCAGAAGACCAACGGCCTGATCGTCGTGGTGCCGGACCCCGCCACCGGCCCGCAGGTCGTCCAGATCGCCAAGGACGCCAAGGTCGCGCTGCTCACCTCCGACGACCAGATCTGCGCCACCGGCCCCGACCCGGCGGCCTGCGACAAGGCTGCGCTCATTCCCCGCATCGGCTTCTCCGGGCAGCAGATGGGCGGCGAGGTGGGCAAGCGCGCCGCCCAGGAGTACAAGAAAGCAGGCTGGAGCGCGGCCGACACCCGGATCATCTCCGCCTGGAAGCAGGACGTCACCGTCTGCGGCGACCGGGTCAAGGCCTCCAACACCGCCTTCGCCGCCACAGCAGGCTCCGGCGTCAAGAAGATCGACGTCGCCACCGACAACACCCCGACCGGCGCCCAGGACAAGATCGCCGCGACCGTCACCGCCAACCCCGCCGTCAAGCACTGGATCGTCTGGGGCTGCAATGACGAAAACGTCCAGGGCGGCGTCACCGCGCTCGCCAACGCCGGCTTCAAGGCCGACGACGTGATCGGTGTCGGCCTCGGCGCCTACCTGGCCTGCAAGGACTGGCAGAGCACCAAGGCCTCCGGCATGAAGGCCGCCCTGTTCATCAACGGCAAGGACGTGGGCGCGCTCGCCGTCCAGACCATGTACGACCGGCTCAAGAACGGCAAGGAGATGCCGGCCGAGGCGTTCGCCCCCACCACCATGGTCGACGCCTCCACCTGGAAGAGCGCCGGCGCCACCTGCAGCTGA